The following are encoded in a window of Flavobacterium psychrotrophum genomic DNA:
- a CDS encoding DNA/RNA non-specific endonuclease, with amino-acid sequence MDTRIKIILACFLFYVTAALKAQEHLAPLFSYSGLPKGVDVQVLYNQGFIIGYSNALKNPLWACYRLGNAKGAYGTAEEKIEKWERPFQFQHDIRTQAQVTHQDYEGSGYDRGHMAPDAAIQAQYGQRALMETYLMSNIIPQHKDLNRGIWQKLEEYERKTLSQDDTNGKEVNDLYVITGPVFATKPDTLASGVAVPTHCFKIYAYKRGYQGTVKTVAFLFPQHPQSDEFNTYLTTVDAIEKLTGLDFFSELTETKQRNLESKKRDFTLTEIP; translated from the coding sequence ATGGATACACGTATAAAAATCATACTGGCTTGCTTTTTATTTTATGTTACCGCAGCGCTAAAGGCGCAGGAACACCTGGCGCCACTCTTCAGCTACAGCGGATTGCCCAAGGGCGTAGATGTGCAGGTACTCTACAACCAGGGCTTCATTATAGGGTACTCCAATGCTCTAAAAAATCCATTATGGGCCTGTTACAGGCTCGGAAATGCAAAAGGGGCTTATGGGACAGCGGAAGAAAAAATAGAGAAATGGGAGCGCCCGTTCCAGTTCCAGCACGACATTCGTACCCAAGCTCAGGTAACACACCAGGATTACGAAGGCTCTGGCTACGATCGTGGGCATATGGCGCCGGATGCGGCCATACAGGCCCAGTATGGCCAACGTGCACTCATGGAAACCTACCTTATGTCCAATATAATCCCCCAGCATAAAGACCTCAACCGCGGGATCTGGCAAAAGCTTGAGGAGTATGAGCGTAAGACGCTTTCCCAGGATGACACTAACGGTAAAGAGGTTAACGACCTCTATGTGATTACCGGGCCTGTCTTTGCCACAAAGCCCGACACACTTGCAAGCGGTGTGGCCGTGCCGACACATTGCTTTAAGATTTATGCCTATAAACGGGGGTACCAGGGTACCGTAAAGACCGTAGCTTTTCTTTTTCCACAGCATCCCCAGTCTGATGAATTCAATACTTATCTTACTACTGTTGATGCAATAGAAAAGCTCACAGGCCTTGATTTTTTCTCTGAACTGACCGAAACCAAACAGCGCAACCTTGAATCCAAAAAAAGGGATTTTACATTGACCGAAATTCCCTAA